The Oryza glaberrima chromosome 9, OglaRS2, whole genome shotgun sequence genome includes a window with the following:
- the LOC127784566 gene encoding 3-hydroxy-3-methylglutaryl-coenzyme A reductase 3-like: MAVEGRRRVPLPLPPPTRRGKQQQQQGGERARRVQAGDALPLPIRHTNLIFSALFAASLAYLMRRWREKIRTSTPLHVVGLAEILAICGLVASLIYLLSFFGIAFVQSVVSNSDDEEEEEDFLIDSRSAAAAAAAQATPPPPPPPAPCSLLGSACAAPEKMPDEDEEIVAEVVAGKIPSYVLETRLGDCRRAAGIRREALRRTTGREIRGLPLDGFDYASILGQCCELPVGYVQLPVGVAGPLVLDGERFYVPMATTEGCLVASTNRGCKAIAESGGATSVVLQDGMTRAPVARFPSARRAAELKGFLENPANFDTLAMVFNRSSRFARLQRVKCAVAGRNLYMRFSCSTGDAMGMNMVSKGVQNVLDYLQDDFPDMDVISISGNFCSDKKSAAVNWIEGRGKSVVCEAVIKEEVVKKVLKTNVQSLVELNVIKNLAGSAVAGALGGFNAHASNIVTAIFIATGQDPAQNVESSQCITMLEAVNDGKDLHISVTMPSIEVGTVGGGTQLASQSACLDLLGVKGANRESPGSNARLLAAVVAGAVLAGELSLISAQAAGHLVQSHMKYNRSSKDMSKVAS, from the exons atgGCTGtggagggccgccgccgcgtgccgctgccgctgccgccgccgacgaggcgggggaagcagcagcagcagcaggggggggagagggcgaggagggTGCAGGCCGGGGACGCGCTCCCGCTGCCGATCCGGCACACGAACCTCATCTTCTCGGCGCTGTTCGCGGCGTCGCTGGCCTACCtgatgcggcggtggcgggagaagATCCGCACGTCGACGCCGCTCCACGTGGTGGGGCTCGCCGAGATCCTCGCCATCTGCGGCCTCGTCGCCTCGCTCATCTACCTCCTCAGCTTCTTCGGCATCGCGTTCGTGCAGTCCGTCGTCTCCAacagcgacgacgaggaggaggaggaggacttccTGATCGactcccgctccgccgccgccgccgctgccgcgcaggccaccccgccgccgccgccgccgccggcgccgtgctcgCTGCTGGGGAGCGCCTGCGCCGCCCCGGAGAAAATGCCGGACGAGGACGAGGAAATCGTGGCCGAGGTCGTGGCGGGGAAGATCCCGTCGTACGTGCTGGAGACCAGGCTGGGCgactgccgccgcgccgccgggatCCGGCGCGAGGCGCTGCGGCGGACCACGGGGAGGGAGATCAGGGGCCTCCCCCTCGACGGCTTCGACTACGCCTCCATCCTCGGCCAGTGCTGCGAGCTCCCCGTGGGCTACGTGCAGCTGCCGGTGGGCGTCGCCGGCCCGCTCGTGCTCGACGGCGAGCGGTTCTACGTCCCGATGGCCACCACCGAGGGCTGCCTCGTCGCCAGCACGAACCGCGGGTGCAAGGCCATCGCCGAgtccggcggcgccaccagcgTCGTGCTCCAGGACGGGATGACGCGCGCCCCCGTCGCCCGCTTCccctccgcgcgccgcgccgccgagctcaAGGGCTTCTTGGAGAACCCGGCCAACTTCGATACTCTTGCCATGGTCTTCAATAG ATCGAGCAGATTCGCTAGGCTGCAGAGAGTGAAGTGCGCGGTGGCCGGGAGGAACCTCTACATGCGGTTCAGCTGCAGCACAGGGGATGCCATGGGGATGAACATGGTGTCCAAGGGCGTCCAGAACGTGCTGGACTACCTTCAGGATGACTTCCCTGACATGGATGTCATCAGCATATCAG GTAACTTCTGTTCTGACAAAAAGTCAGCTGCTGTAAATTGGATTGAGGGACGTGGAAAGTCTGTGGTTTGTGAGGCAGTAATCAAAGAGGAAGTTGTGAAAAAGGTTCTCAAGACCAACGTTCAGTCACTAGTAGAATTGAACGTCATCAAGAACCTTGCTGGTTCAGCTGTTGCTGGAGCTTTGGGTGGCTTCAATGCCCATGCTAGCAACATTGTAACAGCCATCTTTATTGCCACCGGTCAGGATCCTGCACAGAATGTGGAAAGCTCCCAGTGCATCACAATGTTGGAAGCTGTAAATGATGGCAAAGATCTTCATATCTCCGTTACTATGCCATCAATTGAG GTGGGCACGGTTGGTGGAGGCACACAGCTGGCCTCACAGTCTGCTTGCTTGGACCTACTTGGCGTGAAGGGCGCAAACAGGGAATCCCCAGGATCAAATGCGAGGCTCCTGGCCGCCGTTGTGGCTGGCGCTGTCCTTGCTGGGGAGTTGTCCCTCATCTCTGCTCAAGCTGCAGGCCATTTGGTCCAGAGCCACATGAAATACAACAGATCCAGCAAAGATATGTCCAAGGTCGCCTCTTGA